In Harpia harpyja isolate bHarHar1 chromosome Z, bHarHar1 primary haplotype, whole genome shotgun sequence, a single window of DNA contains:
- the LOC128136689 gene encoding centromere protein H-like, whose protein sequence is MGPFHRLQILTNFTAPQPPHALLTTAGSLGQTRGACSGRGATVRVPAPPLAAGRARPPLAAERRNADGEEEARDWLERRRTRQKQPLAALPRAARGIFEEEAMEPMQWEPGAADVDTEAEADTDTDTEVDADAAVAAEPERKADVLMLLRLRDQIKQQLAEYSTAVHARQVICCDYVKNQNKIKKDTEDWERRLEEVTISLQNKTLALQRIQLTFALRNKMKQNDDDSRLITETVKRIVTLSQRIIKCQQQAREKEQKLIDIRRKRLTLKTAGREKLLQVHTVMKKQKEEQARVNMIETLEVIRNKLEKEIQMTTVIKNVFQSIIIASRVNWAEDPSLKAIVLQLEDDVYLL, encoded by the exons atgggtcctttccacaggctgcagatccTCACAAACTTcactg CTCCGCAACCACCACATGCCCTTCTGACGACCGCGGGCAGCCTGGGTCAGACACGGGGCGCTTGTTCGGGCCGGGGTGCCACCGTCCGtgtgcccgccccgcccctggcggcggggcgcgcccgTCCCCCCCTGGCGGCCGAGCGCCGAAACGCCGATGGGGAAGAAGAGGCGCGGGATTGGCTGGAGCGCCGCCGCACCAGGCAGAAACAACCGCTGGCCGCGCTGCCGAGGGCCGCGCGCGGGATTTTTGAAGAAGAGGCCATGGAGCCGATGCAGTGGGAGCCGGGCGCGGCCGACGTGGACACCGAGGCGGAGGCGGACACAGACACGGACACGGAGGTGGACGCGGACGCGGCGGTGGCGGCCGAGCCCGAGAGGAAGGCGGACGTCCTCATGCTGCTCCG gctgagggACCAGATCAAGCAGCAGCTCGCGGAGTACAGCACGGCGGTTCATGCCC GTCAAGTAATTTGCTGCGATTACGTcaagaaccaaaacaaaatcaagaa ggacACAGAAGATTGGGAAAGACGTCTGGAGGAAGTAACCATCTCTTTACAGAACAAGACGTTAGCCTTGCAAAG GATCCAACTTACGTTTGccctgagaaacaaaatgaagcaaaatgatgATGACTCACG aCTGATCACGGAAACTGTGAAACGCATAGTAACGCTCAGCCAGAGAATAATTAAATGTCAGCAG caagcaCGTGAGAAGGAGCAGAAATTGATTGACATTAGAAGGAAAAGACTCA CACTAAAAACAGCTGGAAGGGAGAAACTACTGCAAGTTCATACCGtgatgaaaaaacagaaggaggaacaagCAAGGGTGAACATGATCGAAACACTGGAGGTGATACGTAATAAGTTGGAAAAAGAGATACAGATgactacagtaattaaaaatgtatttcag
- the LOC128136690 gene encoding G2/mitotic-specific cyclin-B1-like, translating to MSFKPCNPLPRALFSRPPLWGMGRVPATPPGPSSPDCCFQHTHGAIHTVAKSRRIPVMKRRSVMVAPKLGLCTRIALGDIGNCTSEPKTQAAAKVMVLGCRWKRAIRSFLMISLGKMATRRTMLGATTRQVLPPALKPSQLAPQSPTPMEVSECSPSDDALCQAFSDVLLDMEDVDAEDASDPSLCSSYVKDIYKYLRQLEQKNPVRPKYLDGQKINGYMRAVLMDWLVQVQLKFRLQQETLFLAVALTDRFLQDNLVSKKMLQLVGTTAMFIASKYEEILPPHIGDFTYITADTYTKLQIRQMEVKILQALDFGLSLPLPPHFLRRISKVSEMNFQQHCLAKYLMELSILDYDMVHLLPSKTAAAACCLALQLTGCEWTPTLQSCMSYTESDLLPVMRHIAKNVILVNKGVTMQMAIRDKYASSTNGNISTTGQLNSSCLWDLAQPLIK from the exons ATGTCGTTCAAG CCGTGCAACCCCCTGCCCCGggccctcttctccaggccaccgCTTTGGGGCATGGGGCGAGTGCCTGCAACACCCCCCGgcccctcttctccagactgctgCTTTCAG cacacCCATGGGGCCATCCATACAGTGGCGAAGAGCAGACGGATTCCTGTCATGAAACGCAGGTCAGTGATGGTGGCTCCCAAGCTGGGGCTTTGTACCCGCATCGCCCTGGGAGACATCGGCAACTGCACCTCTGAGCCAAAGACACAGGCTGCCGCCAAAGTGATggtcctgggctgcaggtggaagcGGGCCATCAGGTCCTTTCTCATGATCTCCCTGGGGAAGATGGCTACCAGGAGGACCATGCTGGGGGCCACCACCAGGCAGGTGCTGCCACCAGCCCTGAAGCCCTCCCAG TTGGCACCTCAGTCTCCAACCCCCATGGAGGTATCTGAATGTTCCCCATCAGACGATGCGCTATGTCAGgctttttctgatgtcttgctTGATATGGAAGACGTAGATGCGGAAGATGCTTCTGACCCAAGCCTCTGCAGCAGCTATGTGAAGGACATCTACAAGTATCTGAGACAGCTTGAG caaaaaaacccagtcagacCCAAATACCTGGATGGCCAGAAAATCAATGGGTACATGCGTGCCGTGCTAATGGACTGGCTTGTGCAAGTACAGTTAAAATTCAGACTCCAGCAGGAGACCTTGTTCCTGGCAGTTGCTCTCACTGATCGCTTCCTGCAG GACAATCTTGTTTCCAAGAAGATGTTGCAGCTGGTTGGTACTACGGCTATGTTCATTGCCAGCAAATACGAAGAGATACTTCCCCCGCATATTGGAGACTTTACCTATATAACTGCTGACACTTATACAAAGCTACAAATCCGCCAGATGGAGGTGAAGATCCTGCAAGCCCTGGACTTTGGTCTGAGCCTCCCTCTCCCTCCGCACTTCCTAAGAAGGATTTCAAAGGTTTCAGAG ATGAACTTCCAACAGCACTGTCTGGCTAAGTACCTGATGGAGTTGTCCATTTTGGACTATGATATGGTTCACCTCCTTCCATCCAAGACTGCAGCCGCTGCCTGCTGTTTGGCTCTGCAACTCACTGGATGTGAGTGG ACACCAACTCTGCAATCCTGCATGTCTTACACTGAAAGCGACCTTCTCCCAGTTATGCGGCATATAGCAAAGAACGTAATCCTTGTGAATAAGGGTGTTACCATGCAGATG GCAATCAGGGACAAATATGCCAGCAGCACCAATGGCAACATAAGCACCACTGGACAGCTGAACTCTTCTTGCTTGTGGGATCTAGCTCAGCCTCTGATTAAGTAG